GCCGCGGGTGCGGGCTGCTCGGCCGACTCCTCACTCGTGGCGGCCGCGACCTCGGGCTGGGCAGGGGCGGGTTCCTTCTTCGCCTTGGCCTTCGGCTTGCGCGGGGCCGGGGGCGGCTCGAGCACCTCGCGTCGCTTCGGTGCCTCGGTGGCCTTCCCACCCGAGGCCCGCAACCTCGGCACGAGGTCCTCGGGCACGCTGGACGAGGCGGACTTGCCCGCCACACCCATCTGCTCCAACGTCACCAGCAACTCCTTGCTGGTGACCCCGAGTTCCTTCGCCAGTTCGTGGACCCTCACGCCGCTCCCATCCGCTCGATCTCGTGCATCAGCCTACCGACTTCGTCAGTACCCAGACCCGTGCGCAGCGCCCTGCCCAGCACCCCGGAGCGGCCCGCCGCCGCGAGGCACGCCGGGTCACGATGCACGTACGCACCGCGCCCGGGGGCGGTCCCGGCACGATCGATCCCCGGTCCCTCGGTCGAGACGGCGACCCGCACCAGCGCGGACTTCGGCGCCCGCTCGCGACACCCGACGCAGGTGCGGATCGGCTCGCGTGGCACGGTGTTCACTCCGTGACCGGCGCCTCCTCGGCTGCCTCGGCGGGGGCGTCGGGTTCGACGGACTCGGGAGCGGCCTCGGCGGGCTCGGACGGCTCGGACACGACCTCGTCGGCGGCCGGTTCAGCAGGGGCGGCCTGCGCGGCGGCCGCGGCGGTGCCCGCGCGCGCCTCGTCGGCCACTTGGGTCTCCGACTTGATGTCGATGCGCCAGCCGGTCAGGCGAGCGGCCAGGCGCGCGTTCTGCCCTTCCTTCCCGATCGCGAGCGAGAGCTGGTAGTCGGGCACGATCACCATGGCCGTGCCCGTGCTCTCGTCGATGCGGACCTCCTTCACCTTGGCCGGCTGCAACGCGTTCGCGACGAACTCGGCCGAGTTGTCGGACCAGGGCACGACGTCGATCTTCTCGCCGCGCAGCTCGTTGACCACCATGCGAACGCGCGAGCCCTTGGGGCCCACGCATGCGCCCACGGGGTCGACCCCCGGCTCGTTCGAGAGGACCCCGATCTTCGATCGGTGCCCGGGCTCTCGCGCGACGGCTTTGATCACGACGATGCCCTCCTCGACCTCGGGCACCTCCATCGCGAACAACGCCTTCAGCAACCCCGGGTGCGACCGACTCACGACGATCTGCGGACCCTTCGTGCCCTTTCGCACTTCGGTGATGTAGGCCTTGAGACGCTCGCCGTGGCGGTACGGCTCGGTCGGCACCTGCTCGGCCTGCGGCAACAGGGCCTCGACCTTCCCGAGGTCGAGCAGGGTGTATCGGCGCTCCTGCTGCTGCACGATGCCCGTGACAACGTCGCCCTCGCGACCGGCGAACTCCTCGTAGGTCATCTCGCGCTCGGCGTCGCGGAGCTTCTGGAAGATCACCTGCTTCGCGGTCTGGGCGCCGATGCGCCCCTTGAAGTCGTCGGTGACCTCGACCTCTTCCTCACCGAGCACCTTCATCTCGAGGGTCGGCTCGGCGCCTTCCTCGGTCGGCGGCACCTCGATCTCCTCGAGGTCCTGCTTCCACATGCGCAGGTCGCCGCTCTCGGAGTCGATCTCGGCCCGGAAGCCCACGAAGTCGTCGTCGGCGTCGGGGTTCTCCTGCTTCCACCAGGTCTTGTAGGCGGAGGCCATCGCCTCCTCGAGCCCTTGCAGGATCGTCTCGAAGGCGA
This window of the Actinomycetota bacterium genome carries:
- a CDS encoding YlxR family protein, which translates into the protein MNTVPREPIRTCVGCRERAPKSALVRVAVSTEGPGIDRAGTAPGRGAYVHRDPACLAAAGRSGVLGRALRTGLGTDEVGRLMHEIERMGAA
- the nusA gene encoding transcription termination factor NusA → MNAEMIAALRELEREKGVAFETILQGLEEAMASAYKTWWKQENPDADDDFVGFRAEIDSESGDLRMWKQDLEEIEVPPTEEGAEPTLEMKVLGEEEVEVTDDFKGRIGAQTAKQVIFQKLRDAEREMTYEEFAGREGDVVTGIVQQQERRYTLLDLGKVEALLPQAEQVPTEPYRHGERLKAYITEVRKGTKGPQIVVSRSHPGLLKALFAMEVPEVEEGIVVIKAVAREPGHRSKIGVLSNEPGVDPVGACVGPKGSRVRMVVNELRGEKIDVVPWSDNSAEFVANALQPAKVKEVRIDESTGTAMVIVPDYQLSLAIGKEGQNARLAARLTGWRIDIKSETQVADEARAGTAAAAAQAAPAEPAADEVVSEPSEPAEAAPESVEPDAPAEAAEEAPVTE